Proteins encoded within one genomic window of Candidatus Thiodiazotropha endoloripes:
- the nadB gene encoding L-aspartate oxidase, which produces MTTDHQHDVLIIGSGAAGLSLALHLDQKLNIAVISKKELKETNTYYAQGGISVVLDEEDSIASHVKDTLDAGAGLCDEETVQLVVENGPSNIDWLLKGGVNFTRDDSAESSGGYHLTQEGGHSHRRVIHAADATGREVETTLQGQVRARSNIEIFEHHIAIDLITSEKEQTKHQKRCYGAYILDHKSNHVQTFRARFVVLATGGASKVYLYTSNPDVSTGDGIAMAWRAGCRVANMEFIQFHPTCLYHPEAKSFLISEAVRGEGGQLKLPDGSRFMDRFDERGELAPRDIVARAIDHEMKRIGADCLYLDISHKPAEFIQEHFPTIYQRCLEFGIDMSKQPIPVVPAAHYTCGGVMADHKARTDVAGLYVVGESAYTGLHGANRMASNSLLECLVFAKLAAEDIQELDSTTAEPPQIAPWDESRVTEPDEEVVVSHNWDELRHFMWDYVGIVRSNKRLVRARRRVDLLQREIVEYYSNFRVSMDLLELRNLVDVADMIIRSAQSRRESRGLHFTLDFPYRDDRVQNKPTILIPEGYSPY; this is translated from the coding sequence ATGACGACAGATCACCAACATGACGTACTGATCATCGGCAGTGGCGCTGCTGGATTGAGCCTTGCCCTGCACCTGGATCAGAAGCTGAATATCGCAGTCATCTCTAAAAAAGAGTTGAAAGAGACCAACACCTATTATGCTCAGGGGGGTATCTCTGTGGTGCTTGATGAAGAGGACAGCATCGCCTCTCACGTCAAGGACACCCTGGATGCCGGCGCCGGTCTGTGTGATGAGGAGACCGTGCAGCTGGTCGTGGAAAATGGCCCATCCAACATCGACTGGCTGCTCAAAGGTGGCGTTAACTTCACCCGGGACGACAGTGCCGAATCGAGCGGCGGCTACCACCTGACCCAGGAAGGTGGGCACTCCCACCGACGGGTCATTCACGCAGCAGACGCAACCGGCAGAGAGGTGGAAACCACCCTGCAGGGACAAGTCAGGGCCCGCTCGAATATCGAAATCTTCGAACACCATATCGCCATCGACCTGATCACCAGTGAAAAAGAGCAGACCAAGCACCAGAAACGCTGCTATGGTGCCTATATCCTTGATCACAAAAGCAATCATGTACAAACCTTCAGGGCCCGGTTCGTCGTTTTGGCTACCGGTGGCGCCAGTAAGGTCTATCTCTACACCAGCAACCCGGATGTCTCCACAGGGGATGGGATCGCAATGGCCTGGCGGGCGGGCTGCCGGGTTGCCAACATGGAGTTCATCCAGTTTCATCCAACCTGCCTCTACCACCCTGAGGCGAAGAGTTTCCTGATCTCCGAAGCGGTTAGAGGGGAAGGTGGTCAACTCAAGCTCCCCGATGGCAGCCGCTTCATGGATCGCTTCGATGAGCGAGGGGAACTGGCGCCCAGAGACATCGTCGCCAGGGCGATCGACCATGAGATGAAACGCATTGGCGCCGACTGTCTCTACCTGGATATCAGCCACAAACCGGCCGAATTCATTCAGGAGCACTTCCCCACCATCTACCAGCGCTGTCTCGAATTCGGTATCGACATGTCGAAACAGCCGATTCCCGTGGTGCCGGCAGCCCACTATACCTGTGGGGGTGTAATGGCGGACCATAAGGCACGTACCGATGTCGCCGGACTCTATGTGGTCGGTGAGAGTGCCTACACAGGTCTTCACGGCGCCAATCGTATGGCCAGCAACTCACTGCTCGAATGTCTGGTGTTTGCCAAGCTTGCCGCAGAGGATATTCAGGAACTGGATTCCACCACGGCTGAACCTCCGCAGATTGCCCCCTGGGATGAAAGCCGTGTTACTGAACCGGATGAAGAGGTGGTGGTATCTCATAACTGGGATGAGCTGCGTCACTTCATGTGGGACTATGTGGGCATCGTCAGGAGCAATAAACGGCTGGTGCGCGCCCGCCGCAGGGTAGACCTGTTACAACGGGAAATTGTCGAGTACTACAGCAATTTCAGGGTCAGCATGGATCTACTGGAGCTGAGAAACCTGGTCGATGTGGCCGACATGATCATTCGATCGGCCCAATCCCGACGTGAGAGTCGAGGGCTCCATTTTACCCTGGATTTCCCCTACCGGGACGACCGGGTGCAGAACAAACCGACCATATTGATCCCGGAGGGCTATTCACCCTATTGA
- a CDS encoding protein YgfX: MTNRLPTIHLRPAASRQWVIWHRSLYAITLLAIVTAPIGMSVKIVLLIALMLTKLPVYRVFIPGQVAKAEIRCNGWSKIVLTDGKKQTARLRTDSLVTPWLIILRFDLRGRWRHPVMVLFQDALPAAEMRSLRILLKHGSFVREESAD, translated from the coding sequence ATGACCAATCGATTGCCGACAATCCATTTAAGACCAGCAGCCTCAAGACAATGGGTGATCTGGCATCGTAGTCTCTATGCCATAACACTTCTGGCAATCGTTACTGCCCCGATTGGAATGTCAGTCAAAATCGTACTGTTGATAGCGCTGATGCTAACAAAACTGCCGGTTTACAGGGTGTTTATCCCTGGTCAGGTGGCAAAAGCTGAGATCAGATGTAATGGTTGGTCGAAGATTGTTCTGACGGACGGAAAGAAACAGACAGCAAGGTTGCGTACTGACAGCCTGGTAACACCCTGGCTGATCATATTACGATTTGATCTCCGGGGGCGTTGGAGACATCCGGTGATGGTATTGTTTCAGGATGCATTACCAGCAGCAGAAATGCGAAGCTTAAGGATACTGCTGAAGCACGGCTCATTCGTCAGGGAGGAGTCAGCTGACTGA
- a CDS encoding sensor histidine kinase, with amino-acid sequence MSVLNPKSIEWRLQIGLTISLALLMCLLWIFGAGSIEKLSEDFIASRLEHDAESILGAIVTEPRLSVEEAYINQIYHRPFSGHYFLIVSDNGTEVTSRSLWDYKVHLPILKPGESERLYRQGPDGQQLLVWLTGYRKKDQNLTIAVAEDLLPITNQRQTFLWSFALLSILGLVLLLMIQSLVVRLAFRRLEPLREDVRNLSSGCENPLNEDVPNEMLPLVKEVNHLLQLLSQRNQRTRSALGNLAHALKGPLNLLTGYFDRQVSDQGSEQHQQAGQQLDRIRLLIDRELKRARLSGERSINQKFNAKVDLPDLLDVLRKIYQERDLNIEAVSKDECPPFGDREDILELLGNLLDNACKWAEGNVICQIFCSENLSLVIEDDGIGLEGSDLQSLMQRGSRLDESTEGHGLGLAIVHEVVQLYRGEIYFDRSPQYGGLRVKVVLKHLY; translated from the coding sequence ATGTCGGTATTGAACCCTAAATCCATCGAGTGGCGATTACAGATTGGCCTGACGATCAGTCTGGCCCTGCTGATGTGTTTGTTATGGATATTTGGTGCCGGGTCAATAGAAAAACTGAGCGAAGACTTTATTGCCTCACGGCTTGAGCATGATGCAGAGTCGATACTGGGTGCAATCGTGACTGAGCCCCGATTGTCAGTTGAAGAGGCCTATATCAATCAAATCTACCATCGACCGTTTTCAGGCCACTACTTTCTTATAGTCAGCGATAACGGGACAGAGGTCACTTCCCGCTCATTATGGGACTACAAGGTTCATCTACCGATCCTCAAGCCAGGGGAAAGCGAACGTCTCTATCGTCAGGGGCCTGATGGTCAACAGTTACTTGTGTGGTTGACCGGCTATCGGAAAAAAGATCAGAATCTGACTATAGCGGTTGCCGAGGATCTCCTACCGATCACCAATCAGCGGCAGACCTTTCTATGGAGTTTCGCCCTGTTGTCAATTTTAGGGTTGGTGCTCCTGTTGATGATTCAGAGCCTGGTGGTAAGACTGGCATTCCGTCGTCTCGAACCTCTGCGTGAGGATGTGAGAAATCTTTCATCCGGTTGCGAAAATCCATTGAATGAGGATGTCCCCAACGAGATGTTGCCTTTGGTCAAAGAGGTAAACCACCTGCTGCAACTGCTCTCCCAGCGCAATCAAAGAACCCGGAGTGCCCTCGGAAACCTGGCCCATGCGCTGAAAGGGCCGCTCAATCTGTTGACCGGCTACTTTGACAGGCAGGTAAGTGATCAAGGCAGTGAGCAGCATCAGCAGGCCGGCCAACAGTTGGATCGGATACGCTTGCTGATCGATCGTGAACTGAAAAGAGCCCGCCTGAGTGGTGAGCGGAGTATCAATCAGAAATTCAATGCAAAGGTTGATTTACCTGATCTATTGGATGTGCTGCGTAAAATCTATCAGGAGCGTGATCTGAATATTGAGGCGGTTAGCAAAGATGAGTGTCCTCCATTCGGTGACCGGGAAGATATACTCGAACTGTTAGGAAATCTCTTGGACAATGCCTGTAAATGGGCCGAGGGGAATGTCATTTGTCAGATTTTTTGCTCTGAGAATCTGAGTTTAGTGATTGAAGATGATGGGATAGGGCTGGAAGGTTCGGATTTACAGAGTCTGATGCAACGGGGCAGTCGTCTGGATGAGTCCACCGAGGGGCATGGTTTGGGTTTGGCCATTGTTCACGAAGTGGTGCAGCTTTACCGGGGAGAGATCTATTTTGACCGTTCCCCTCAATATGGTGGATTACGGGTTAAAGTGGTACTGAAGCATCTGTACTGA
- a CDS encoding response regulator transcription factor, with protein MRLLLVEDDDLLSASLKKDLERQGYAVDLAKQGIEAEYMGDEMEYDLVVLDLGLPQRSGIDVLKNWRSKGNDIPVLILTARDAWHERVAGFKAGADDYLGKPFHVEELVVRLQALARRSHEMVGSSLKAGGVELDEEKQQLILPDQQRQDLTGTEFRLLRFFILNRGSILSKTRLIEHVYEQDFDRDSNLIEVYISRLREKLGKQAIETRRGQGYIYVGIEP; from the coding sequence ATGCGACTACTGCTGGTTGAAGATGACGATCTGCTGTCGGCATCGCTCAAAAAGGATCTTGAGCGACAGGGATACGCGGTTGATCTGGCAAAGCAGGGCATCGAGGCGGAGTACATGGGCGATGAGATGGAATACGATCTGGTTGTATTGGATCTTGGGCTACCTCAACGATCAGGCATCGATGTCTTAAAAAACTGGCGCTCAAAAGGAAATGATATTCCAGTCCTTATTCTTACCGCCCGCGACGCCTGGCACGAAAGGGTGGCTGGATTTAAGGCTGGAGCGGATGACTATCTGGGAAAGCCATTCCATGTTGAGGAACTGGTTGTTCGTCTGCAGGCACTGGCACGCAGATCCCACGAAATGGTTGGCAGCAGTCTCAAGGCCGGTGGAGTAGAACTGGATGAGGAGAAGCAGCAACTCATTCTTCCTGATCAGCAACGGCAGGATCTGACCGGAACAGAGTTCAGACTGTTGAGGTTTTTTATTCTCAATCGTGGAAGTATCTTATCGAAAACCCGGCTCATAGAGCATGTGTATGAGCAGGATTTCGACCGGGACAGTAATTTGATCGAGGTTTATATCAGCCGATTGCGTGAAAAACTGGGTAAGCAGGCAATCGAAACCCGCCGCGGTCAGGGTTACATCTATGTCGGTATTGAACCCTAA
- a CDS encoding PepSY domain-containing protein, with the protein MLKSVYMVLLLVALMIAIPLFADGDVDYQDVRRLTQSGKILPLTELLRRIQASKPGRVIEVELERKGKAYIYEIEILDELGVVWEYKLDAVNGEILELELED; encoded by the coding sequence ATGCTCAAAAGCGTCTACATGGTATTGTTACTGGTGGCCTTGATGATAGCCATACCGCTATTTGCAGATGGGGATGTGGATTATCAGGATGTGCGGCGACTTACTCAAAGTGGAAAGATCCTACCGTTAACGGAGTTGCTGAGGCGTATTCAGGCAAGCAAACCAGGCAGAGTGATCGAAGTTGAGTTGGAACGGAAAGGCAAGGCTTATATCTATGAGATCGAGATACTCGATGAGCTGGGTGTGGTATGGGAATACAAGCTCGATGCGGTAAATGGAGAGATTTTGGAGCTTGAGTTGGAGGATTGA
- a CDS encoding diheme cytochrome c, with protein MNMKKIWIASVFTSSLIFSIGVVLADRDEHEHEYEYQAEDGYLSRWFHSNSMQVDGKGSSRYREECGSCHFPFQPGFLPVASWRLVMSGLEEHFGENAELSDYERDFILNYLIQNAAESSNREISRKVVWSIRSKQPPIRITETDFFRHEHDQIAPRMLYNNGDKIQFSNCDSCHTRAMQGAFNEHEIKIPGFGRWDD; from the coding sequence ATGAACATGAAAAAGATATGGATAGCTTCGGTTTTTACATCATCATTGATATTCAGTATCGGGGTGGTGCTTGCCGATCGGGATGAGCATGAACATGAATATGAATATCAAGCAGAAGATGGTTATCTCTCTCGCTGGTTTCACTCAAACTCTATGCAGGTTGATGGCAAGGGCAGCTCACGTTACCGGGAAGAGTGCGGCAGCTGTCACTTTCCCTTTCAGCCGGGCTTTTTGCCGGTAGCGTCATGGCGATTGGTGATGTCTGGGCTGGAGGAACATTTTGGAGAAAATGCTGAATTATCCGATTATGAGAGAGATTTCATCTTGAATTATCTAATCCAGAATGCGGCTGAAAGCAGCAATCGTGAAATCTCCCGGAAGGTGGTTTGGTCAATCCGCTCAAAACAGCCGCCAATACGCATAACGGAAACGGATTTCTTCAGGCATGAGCATGACCAGATCGCTCCGCGGATGCTGTATAACAATGGTGACAAGATTCAATTCAGTAATTGTGACAGTTGCCACACCCGGGCAATGCAGGGGGCATTTAATGAACATGAGATCAAAATACCAGGTTTTGGTCGTTGGGATGACTGA
- a CDS encoding DUF1924 domain-containing protein, whose translation MLLLLTFFAAVVDAGPLEERLNSYLEKGSGSFDPQQGQIIWQHRVLHPKSGKTRSCGDCHGGDLSKPGKHQKTGKTIQPMAPSVNPQRLKDGKKMEKWFKRNCKWTWGRACTAREKGDILSYLQQI comes from the coding sequence TTGTTGCTGCTGCTGACCTTCTTTGCTGCAGTGGTTGATGCCGGTCCACTGGAAGAACGGCTTAACAGCTACCTGGAGAAAGGTTCTGGTTCATTCGATCCGCAGCAAGGTCAAATCATCTGGCAGCATAGGGTTTTACACCCAAAAAGCGGTAAAACCCGCTCATGTGGTGATTGTCATGGGGGGGATTTAAGCAAGCCTGGAAAACATCAAAAGACAGGCAAAACCATTCAGCCAATGGCTCCATCTGTTAATCCACAACGTCTGAAAGATGGCAAGAAGATGGAAAAATGGTTCAAGCGCAACTGCAAATGGACCTGGGGCAGGGCATGCACAGCCCGGGAAAAGGGCGACATACTAAGTTATCTGCAGCAGATATGA
- a CDS encoding cytochrome b/b6 domain-containing protein: MGKKRTIKVWDPFVRLFHWSLVGAFAICWITEDEWIDLHVYAGYSVAALVLIRMVWGVIGTRYARFSDFVKSPGKVLAYLKDLLSFKAKRFIGHNPAGGAMIVVLMFSLLLTVLTGMLAYGAEGLGPLAEPLFSNRPYGGEFYEEIHEVFANLTLVLVAVHLVGVLVGSLLHQENLIRSMFTGTKRG; encoded by the coding sequence ATGGGTAAAAAGCGAACGATAAAGGTCTGGGATCCCTTTGTACGACTCTTCCATTGGTCACTGGTGGGGGCTTTTGCCATCTGCTGGATAACGGAGGATGAGTGGATTGACCTGCATGTCTATGCCGGATACAGCGTGGCTGCTCTGGTGTTGATCCGAATGGTCTGGGGTGTGATTGGTACGCGCTATGCCCGATTCAGTGATTTCGTTAAATCTCCCGGCAAGGTACTGGCATACCTGAAGGATCTGCTCAGTTTCAAAGCAAAACGTTTTATCGGACACAATCCGGCCGGTGGTGCAATGATTGTGGTGTTGATGTTCTCACTGCTGCTGACTGTACTGACAGGCATGCTGGCTTATGGTGCAGAGGGACTGGGACCCCTGGCTGAACCGCTGTTTTCCAACAGACCCTATGGTGGCGAGTTTTACGAGGAGATACATGAGGTGTTTGCCAATCTGACACTGGTGTTGGTTGCAGTTCACTTGGTAGGGGTATTGGTCGGTTCCCTGCTACATCAGGAGAATCTCATACGCTCGATGTTTACCGGCACAAAGCGAGGATAA
- a CDS encoding nickel-dependent hydrogenase large subunit — translation MSDRIVVDPITRIEGHLRIEAQMEGDQISSAYSSGTMVRGIEIILKGRDPRDAWAFAQRICGVCTLVHGLASVRSVEDALNYQIPQNAQLIRNLMIGAQYIHDHVMHFYHLHALDWVDVVSALSADPGKTAELAQSLSNWPKASPGYFSDVKKKLKGFVEAGQLGIFAKAYWGHSVYKLPPEANLMAVAHYLEALSWQRDVVKLHAIFGGKNPHPNFLVGGVASAIDLNSDSAINTKKLSQVQDVITKMREFTDQVYVPDTLAVASFYKDWGERGEGLGNFLCYGDLPGTSMDDPDSFFFPSGVILDRDLSTVHPLDLNSADEIQEHISHSWYDYSSGKDQGLHPYDGETNLNYTGPELPYKHLNVEESYSWLKAPRWKGKAVEVGPLARVLMLYAKGHEQTKELVGMTLSKLDLPARALFSTLGRTAARTLETKLLADAMQGWYDQLVANIKAGDTRTFNEALWDPSTWPSECRGVGFMEAPRGALGHWIVIEDGKIANYQAVVPSTWNAGPRDPSGQPGAYEAALQDNHQLADAKQPVEILRTIHSFDPCIACAVHLSDEEGEEMLQLKVT, via the coding sequence ATGAGTGACAGAATCGTCGTTGATCCCATCACCAGAATCGAAGGTCATCTGCGTATCGAAGCGCAGATGGAAGGCGATCAGATCAGCAGTGCTTATTCATCAGGCACCATGGTTCGCGGCATTGAGATTATCCTCAAGGGACGGGATCCCCGTGATGCCTGGGCCTTTGCACAACGGATCTGCGGGGTCTGCACCCTGGTGCATGGTCTCGCCTCGGTTCGATCGGTCGAGGATGCCTTGAATTATCAGATTCCGCAGAATGCCCAGCTGATCCGCAATCTGATGATCGGAGCGCAGTATATCCATGACCATGTGATGCATTTTTATCATCTGCATGCCCTGGATTGGGTGGATGTGGTTTCCGCCCTTTCCGCTGATCCGGGCAAGACGGCTGAACTTGCGCAATCTTTGAGTAACTGGCCAAAAGCCTCTCCCGGTTACTTCTCCGATGTGAAGAAGAAACTCAAAGGCTTTGTTGAAGCCGGGCAGTTGGGTATTTTTGCCAAAGCCTATTGGGGGCATTCGGTTTATAAACTTCCTCCCGAGGCAAACCTTATGGCGGTGGCTCACTACCTTGAGGCGCTGAGCTGGCAGAGGGATGTGGTGAAGTTACATGCCATCTTTGGTGGCAAGAATCCACATCCCAATTTTCTGGTGGGTGGGGTTGCATCGGCGATCGATCTCAATTCAGATTCTGCGATCAATACCAAGAAGCTCTCGCAGGTACAGGATGTGATCACCAAGATGCGGGAATTCACCGATCAGGTTTATGTGCCCGATACCCTCGCGGTGGCCAGTTTCTACAAGGATTGGGGTGAGCGTGGCGAAGGCTTGGGTAACTTCCTCTGTTATGGGGATCTGCCCGGAACCTCGATGGATGATCCGGACAGCTTCTTCTTCCCCAGCGGAGTAATCCTGGATCGGGATCTCTCCACCGTTCATCCCCTCGATCTGAACAGTGCCGATGAGATTCAGGAGCACATTTCCCACTCCTGGTATGACTACTCTAGCGGCAAGGATCAGGGTCTGCACCCCTATGATGGTGAGACAAACCTCAACTACACAGGTCCGGAGTTGCCTTACAAACACCTCAATGTGGAAGAATCCTACTCCTGGTTGAAGGCACCCAGATGGAAGGGCAAGGCGGTCGAAGTTGGACCGCTGGCCCGAGTGCTGATGCTCTACGCCAAGGGCCATGAGCAGACCAAAGAGCTGGTCGGTATGACCTTGAGCAAACTGGATCTGCCCGCCAGGGCGCTCTTCTCCACACTTGGACGGACGGCGGCGAGAACGCTGGAGACCAAGCTCCTCGCCGACGCCATGCAGGGCTGGTATGACCAGTTGGTGGCGAATATCAAGGCCGGCGATACCAGGACCTTTAATGAAGCGCTGTGGGATCCTTCCACCTGGCCAAGTGAATGTCGAGGTGTGGGTTTCATGGAGGCGCCAAGGGGAGCCTTGGGCCACTGGATCGTGATCGAGGATGGTAAGATTGCCAACTATCAGGCGGTGGTACCCAGTACCTGGAATGCGGGGCCCCGGGATCCCAGCGGTCAACCTGGTGCCTATGAGGCTGCTCTGCAGGATAATCACCAGTTGGCTGATGCCAAGCAACCGGTAGAGATTCTCAGAACCATCCACAGCTTCGACCCCTGTATCGCCTGTGCCGTCCACCTCTCTGATGAAGAGGGCGAGGAGATGCTGCAACTGAAGGTAACCTGA
- a CDS encoding (Fe-S)-binding protein, with the protein MSEATLERGMNAFREQMNAPVASFFSSCVNCGMCAEACLFYTETGDPKYTPIHKLEPLRRVWEQEYTLWGRLKSMLGLSKPVTDELLEEWETLIYDGCTLCGRCSMVCPVGNDISYMIRRAREGFVAAGYAPEGIKGASRRAITIGSPMGVKFPALAAQIKHVEADSGLTIPVDVEGADYMALLSSMEIMNFPEYLEALAKIFKQAGVTWTISSEAFEATNSGIQIGSSDIARELVNRVVVAAEKLKVKYVISPECGHAYTAIRWEGPNLIGRPYDFKVVHILELLDELRSAGRLKTEGTEDDRLTFHDPCQIVRKGGVLEPPRNLLNMVATNFVDMNDSREMNWCCGGGGGVSANERAEELRIKAFKRKKTQLDELNVETLVTACANCRLIIEEGLEEYRMEMPVVGLTEMIAEHLVEDEK; encoded by the coding sequence ATGAGTGAGGCAACTTTGGAAAGAGGCATGAACGCCTTTCGCGAACAGATGAATGCTCCAGTGGCATCCTTCTTTTCCAGCTGTGTGAACTGCGGTATGTGTGCTGAAGCCTGTCTCTTCTATACTGAAACCGGTGATCCAAAATATACACCGATTCATAAGCTGGAACCGTTACGCCGGGTGTGGGAACAGGAGTACACCCTGTGGGGTCGACTGAAATCCATGCTGGGCCTGAGTAAGCCTGTTACCGACGAGCTACTGGAGGAGTGGGAGACCCTGATCTACGACGGTTGCACTCTTTGTGGCCGCTGCTCCATGGTCTGTCCGGTGGGAAATGACATCAGCTATATGATCCGCCGCGCCCGGGAAGGTTTTGTGGCCGCGGGTTATGCTCCCGAAGGTATCAAGGGGGCGAGCAGACGGGCCATAACCATCGGAAGTCCGATGGGGGTCAAGTTTCCTGCCCTGGCTGCACAGATCAAACATGTCGAGGCGGACAGCGGTCTGACCATCCCGGTGGATGTGGAAGGCGCTGACTACATGGCGCTGTTGTCCTCCATGGAGATCATGAACTTTCCTGAATATCTGGAGGCCCTTGCGAAGATCTTCAAGCAGGCCGGGGTAACCTGGACCATCAGCTCGGAGGCATTTGAGGCAACCAACTCGGGTATTCAGATCGGCTCTTCCGATATTGCCCGGGAGTTGGTGAATCGAGTGGTTGTAGCGGCAGAGAAGCTGAAGGTCAAATATGTCATCAGTCCTGAATGCGGACACGCCTACACAGCCATCCGTTGGGAAGGACCCAACCTGATCGGTCGGCCCTATGATTTCAAGGTTGTGCATATCCTGGAACTGCTTGATGAATTGCGTTCAGCAGGGCGTTTGAAGACAGAGGGTACAGAAGATGATCGTCTGACCTTCCACGATCCCTGCCAGATCGTGCGTAAAGGTGGCGTTCTGGAACCGCCGCGTAATCTGCTGAATATGGTTGCAACAAACTTTGTCGATATGAACGACAGCCGTGAAATGAACTGGTGCTGTGGCGGCGGCGGTGGTGTCAGTGCCAATGAGCGCGCCGAAGAGTTGCGCATAAAAGCATTCAAACGCAAAAAGACTCAACTCGATGAACTCAATGTGGAGACGCTGGTGACCGCCTGTGCCAACTGTCGCCTGATCATCGAAGAGGGCTTGGAAGAGTATCGCATGGAGATGCCGGTCGTCGGTTTGACCGAAATGATTGCAGAGCATCTGGTTGAAGATGAAAAGTAA